A window of Kineococcus sp. NBC_00420 genomic DNA:
GTGTTGGCGGCTCCGTTGGCCGCACCGAACTGGTCAGACACGCGATCCTCCGAGCTGCGAACGGTCCGGGTCGAGGCTTCGACCGCGGGGCGACCCGGACGGGGACGAGCGGGCCGCGCAGGCTGCATCGTCACCGAGCGTACATCAGCAGTTACTCCAGCCACAGGGGATCGTCCGTAGCGGTGACCCTCTCCCCCGGTGCTGGCCGACGAGCGCATCGAGGCCACCGTCGCCGCGAAGGAATCGCTCTCCGTGGAGATCGGCCGGTGCGGGCGCTGCTGGGACGCGATGTCCTGACGCGGGTCCTGACGTGCGACCTGACGCGGGTCCTGCGAGCGCCCGGCGGTGAACATGGCCTCGAGGCGGTGGGTGCCCTCGGCGGCGTCGGCGGCGGCGAGGACCTCACCGAGGGAGCGGGCCGGTGCGGTGGTGGCGCCCATGCGGTCGGCCTGGCGGCGACGGACGTCGGCGCGGGCCTCCTCCCGGCGCAGTTCCTGCTCGCGGGCGGCTTCGCGGCGGGCCGTCTCCTGCGCGTGCCGGCGCTCGGTCTCGTGGGCGTGCTGGCGTTCGATCTCCAGTTGGCGCATCCGCTCCTCTTCCAGGGCTCGACGGTCGGCTTCCTGCTGGGCTGCGATCTGCTGGGCGGCGAGCTCCTGCTCGTGGCGCTCGTTCGCGAGGCGTTCCTGCTCGAGGCGTTCCTGCTCGAGGCGTTCCTGCTCGAGACGTTCCTGCTCGAGGCGCTCGGCGCGCTCGATCTCGAGGCGGGCCTCCTCGAGGAGCTGGGCCTCGAACCGCTCGGCGACCAGGTCCTCGTCGCGGTCCTCGGACTGGTCCTCGGTGGGGGCCTCGACCTCGGTGCTGTCACCCGTTTGCGCGATCACACCGACCTCCTCGGCATCCGTCCCGGAAACCTTGAACGGCGGTTCCTGGACGTCGCTGCCGCTGGAGGCGCGGAGCATGTCGAGCAGGCCCTGGCGGGCGGACTCGAAGTCCTCCTCGGGCTGTACGGCGGGCTGTGCGGCGAGGACCTGGGGCGCGGCGGGGGCGGGGGTGGCTTCAGCGGCGTCGGCGGCGGCGAGCAGGGCCTCGAAGTCGAGGGACTCGCGTTCCTCCTCCCCCGCCGGGTGGGCGGTGGTGGAGGCGTCGTCCTGCGCGCCGGCTCCGCCGGTCATGTCGCCGGCGGTGTCGCCGTCCATCTCGACCGTCACCTCGTAGCGCTCCTTGGAGAAGAAGCCGGCGACACCGCCGGAGCGGATGCGTTCGGCGCGGACGACGCGGGCGGTCTCGCCGTGGGTCTCACGGACCTGCGTCAGCAGCTCCTGCAAGTCAGAACCTTCAAGAAGCAAGTGCATGGACACCGCTCACCGATCCAACCGTCTCGATCCGGGGGTGGTTGCTCACGTCGTCGTAGGACAGGACGTGCAGGCGGCCCACCGCCACCTTCAGCAGGCGGCGCAGCGGGGCGCGCAGAGGGGGTGCGCACACGAGGACTGCGCTGATGCCGTGCCCTTCGGCACGTTCGAGGCAGGAACTTGAGGCGGTCACCAGGTGCTCGGCCGTGACGGCGTCCAGGGCGAGGCTCGCGCCGTGCTCACCGGGGCGCAGGGACTCCGCCAGGGTCTGCTCCAGCATCGGGTCCAGGGTGATGACGTGCAGGGTGCCGTCCTGCTCGTGGACGGCCGCGACGGCCGGTCCCAGGGCACGGCGAGCGGACTCGACGAGGCCGTCGAGGTCGGAGCCGGCCTTGGCCTTGAGCGAGAGCGCCTCGAAGATGCGGGCGAGGTCGCGGATGGGGACGGCCTCGTCGAGCATCGCCTGCAGGACGCGCTGGACCTCGCCGAGGGAGAGCGCGGCGGGGGTGAGCTCGTCGACGACGGCCGGGTGGGTGCGCTTGAGGGCCTCCACCAGGGAGCGGACGTCCTCGCGGGAGAGCAGGCGCGAGGCGTGGGTGCGGACCAGTTCCCCGAGGTGGGTGATGAGGACGCTGGCGCGGTCGACGACGGTGGCGCCCATGAGCTGGGCCTGGTGGCGCAGTTCGGCGGGGATCCACTTGCCGGCGAGGCCGAAGACCGGTTCCACGGTGGCCCGTCCGGGCAGACCGTCGAGGTTGTCGCCCAGGGCGAGGACCTGTCCGGGCGGGGCGGTGCCGCGGGCCACCTCGACGCCGGAGATGCGCACCGCGTAGGTGGACATCGGCAGGTCGAGGGAGTCGCGGGTGCGCACGGGCGGGACGACGAGGCCCAGTTCGAGAGCGATCTTGCGGCGCAGGGCCCGGACGCGTTCGAGCAGGTCGCCACCGCCGGAGGTGTCGACGAGGTCGACGAGGTCGGGGGCCAGGACCACCTCGAGGGGGTCGACGCGCATCTCCTCGAGCAGGTTCTCCGCGGCCTCGTTGGGGTTGACCGGGCCGGGGGCGGAGGCGGCGAGCGCCACGTCGCGGGCGGTGTTGGCGTCGCGGCGGGAGATGCGGGTGGAGGCGACGAAGGCCAGTCCGCCGACGACGAGGAACGGCAGCTTGGGCATGCTCGGGATGAGCGCCAGGACGATCATCGCGCCGCCGGCGATCTGCAGGGCCATCTTCTGCTGCGAGAACTGCCTGATGGCCTCGGTACCCATGTCGCCGTTGCTGGTGGAGCGGGTGACGATGAGGCCGGTCGCGACGCTCAGCAGCAGCGCGGGCACCTGGCTGACGAGACCGTCACCGATGCTCAGCAGCGCGTACTTGTTGATCGACTCCGCCGGGCCGAGCCCGTGCTGGACCATCCCGATGGCGAACCCGCCGATGAGGTTGA
This region includes:
- the flhA gene encoding flagellar biosynthesis protein FlhA, which codes for MRLPNFSQLVVPAGVVGIVLLLVVPLPAAMLDFLIALNITMSLMALLVTMFVKRVLDFSVFPSLILVLTLFRLGLNVASTRLVLSNGFAGKVIEAFGHFVISGSLVIGLVIFLILVVIQFVVITKGAERVAEVGARFTLDAMPGKQMAIDADLNAGLIDEAAARQRRADVSAEADFYGAMDGGSKFVKGDAVAGIIIMLINLIGGFAIGMVQHGLGPAESINKYALLSIGDGLVSQVPALLLSVATGLIVTRSTSNGDMGTEAIRQFSQQKMALQIAGGAMIVLALIPSMPKLPFLVVGGLAFVASTRISRRDANTARDVALAASAPGPVNPNEAAENLLEEMRVDPLEVVLAPDLVDLVDTSGGGDLLERVRALRRKIALELGLVVPPVRTRDSLDLPMSTYAVRISGVEVARGTAPPGQVLALGDNLDGLPGRATVEPVFGLAGKWIPAELRHQAQLMGATVVDRASVLITHLGELVRTHASRLLSREDVRSLVEALKRTHPAVVDELTPAALSLGEVQRVLQAMLDEAVPIRDLARIFEALSLKAKAGSDLDGLVESARRALGPAVAAVHEQDGTLHVITLDPMLEQTLAESLRPGEHGASLALDAVTAEHLVTASSSCLERAEGHGISAVLVCAPPLRAPLRRLLKVAVGRLHVLSYDDVSNHPRIETVGSVSGVHALAS